Proteins from one Bradyrhizobium amphicarpaeae genomic window:
- a CDS encoding cytochrome c: MRTILAGSALAGLALCSAVASVARAAEPSPELIAYGKTLVEAGDCAGCHTADPAKPFAGGKRIDTPFGAIYSPNLTPDRDTGIGAWLDADFVRAVRTGIAPDGSNYYPAFPYPYFTKMTKDDTLAIRAYLGTLAPVISRNKPPELRWPFGYRGLMRVWNAMYFKPGLFEPDQGKSAAWNRGGYLVTGLGHCGACHTPKNYFGADKSAQALSGNEVGGWYAPRLDGAARTGLQSWREADITEYLQSGRNARSHAGGPMAEVVVNSTSKMSDADVRAIAVYLKSLPPARRESIVTAPDEAEMKAGQAVYAKLCIACHEADGSGAPRIYPPLPGNALLQSVNPSSTLRIILDGAHTVTTPRAPNTGEMPPYAKLSNEEIAAVTNYIRNSWGNAAPLVTAAQAAKARKEE; encoded by the coding sequence ATGCGGACGATTCTGGCTGGCTCCGCTCTTGCCGGTCTGGCGTTGTGCAGTGCGGTTGCAAGCGTGGCCCGCGCCGCCGAACCCTCGCCGGAACTGATCGCCTACGGCAAGACGCTGGTCGAGGCCGGCGACTGCGCAGGCTGCCACACCGCCGATCCGGCAAAACCGTTCGCGGGCGGCAAGCGCATCGACACGCCGTTCGGCGCGATCTATTCGCCGAACCTGACCCCGGACCGCGACACCGGGATCGGCGCCTGGCTGGATGCCGATTTCGTGCGCGCGGTGCGCACCGGTATCGCGCCCGACGGCTCGAACTATTACCCGGCCTTTCCTTATCCCTACTTCACGAAGATGACGAAGGACGACACGCTGGCGATCCGCGCCTATCTCGGCACGCTTGCGCCCGTCATCAGCCGCAACAAGCCGCCGGAGCTGCGCTGGCCGTTCGGCTATCGCGGCCTGATGCGGGTCTGGAACGCGATGTATTTCAAGCCCGGCCTGTTCGAGCCGGATCAGGGCAAGAGCGCGGCCTGGAACAGAGGCGGCTATCTCGTCACCGGGCTCGGTCATTGCGGCGCCTGCCACACGCCGAAGAATTATTTCGGCGCGGACAAGAGCGCGCAAGCTCTGTCAGGCAATGAGGTCGGCGGCTGGTACGCGCCGCGGCTCGATGGCGCCGCGCGCACGGGGTTGCAGTCGTGGAGAGAGGCCGACATCACCGAATATCTGCAGAGCGGACGCAATGCGAGGAGCCATGCCGGCGGACCGATGGCGGAGGTCGTCGTCAATTCGACCTCGAAGATGAGCGATGCCGATGTGCGCGCCATCGCGGTCTACCTGAAAAGCCTGCCGCCGGCGCGGCGCGAGAGCATCGTGACGGCGCCTGACGAGGCCGAAATGAAGGCCGGCCAGGCGGTCTACGCAAAGCTCTGCATCGCCTGCCATGAAGCCGACGGCTCGGGAGCGCCGCGCATCTATCCGCCGCTGCCCGGCAATGCGCTGCTGCAATCGGTCAATCCGTCCTCCACCTTGCGCATCATTCTCGACGGCGCCCACACCGTGACCACCCCGCGCGCGCCCAACACCGGCGAGATGCCGCCCTATGCCAAGCTGTCCAATGAGGAGATCGCGGCGGTGACGAACTACATCCGCAATTCCTGGGGCAACGCCGCGCCGCTGGTGACGGCGGCGCAGGCGGCGAAGGCGAGGAAAGAGGAGTAA
- a CDS encoding trimeric intracellular cation channel family protein gives MWSLPPTDSVLHFLSLVAIAAQGMTAALAAGRRSMDWLGVCFLGCITALGGGTLRDLLLGHYPLAWVQNPTYLALAGGAAFLTILFARLVHRLKVAFVVLDAIGLVVFTMIGCDVAWQMDASLTIVIVSGMVTGCAGGVLRDVLCNDVPLLFRSELYASVSVVTGLFYATAFGLNLNAELWTILTFVLGLSFRLLAVRYKWEMPKFVFTGEEI, from the coding sequence ATGTGGAGCCTGCCGCCGACGGATAGCGTGCTGCATTTCCTCTCGCTGGTCGCGATCGCCGCGCAAGGCATGACAGCAGCACTCGCTGCCGGACGCCGCAGCATGGACTGGTTGGGAGTCTGCTTCCTCGGCTGCATCACCGCGCTCGGCGGCGGCACGTTACGCGATCTCTTGCTCGGACACTACCCGCTGGCTTGGGTGCAAAACCCGACCTACCTCGCGCTCGCCGGCGGTGCCGCTTTCCTCACCATCCTGTTCGCGCGCCTGGTGCACCGGTTGAAGGTCGCTTTCGTCGTGCTCGATGCCATCGGCCTGGTCGTCTTTACCATGATCGGTTGTGATGTTGCCTGGCAGATGGATGCCTCGCTAACGATCGTGATCGTGTCGGGCATGGTGACGGGCTGCGCCGGCGGCGTGTTGCGCGACGTGCTCTGCAACGACGTGCCGCTGCTGTTCCGATCCGAACTCTACGCCAGCGTTTCGGTGGTGACCGGACTATTTTACGCCACCGCCTTCGGCCTCAATCTCAATGCCGAGCTCTGGACGATCCTGACGTTCGTGCTCGGCCTCAGCTTCCGCCTGCTCGCGGTGCGCTACAAATGGGAGATGCCGAAATTCGTGTTCACGGGGGAGGAGATATAG
- a CDS encoding isocitrate lyase/PEP mutase family protein: MHLTTADKRATFRKMHESGCFILPNPVDVGSAKALQHLGFKALASSSAGFAWTIGKADNHVTVEDVCQHLAALSSAVDIPVNADFEGGFAVEPDRVADNVERCVRTGVAGLSIEDSTGDKHNPIYERALAVERIKASRKAIGDSGTLLVGRCESYLWGMTDLKLVIDRLTAYADAGADCLYAPGLKTREDITAVVKAVAPKPFNLLIGASGLSLQEAEDLGVRRISVGGSLARAAWGGFMRAAKEMAEKGTFTELGSGYPGGDLNKMFS, encoded by the coding sequence ATGCACCTCACGACCGCGGACAAGCGCGCGACCTTCAGGAAGATGCACGAGAGCGGGTGCTTCATTCTGCCCAATCCGGTCGACGTCGGCAGCGCCAAGGCGTTGCAGCATCTCGGTTTCAAGGCGCTCGCCTCATCGAGCGCGGGCTTTGCCTGGACCATCGGCAAGGCCGACAATCACGTCACCGTCGAGGATGTCTGTCAGCATCTGGCAGCATTGAGTTCGGCTGTCGACATCCCCGTCAACGCCGATTTCGAGGGCGGCTTTGCGGTTGAGCCGGACAGGGTCGCGGACAATGTCGAGCGCTGCGTGCGCACCGGCGTTGCCGGCCTGTCGATCGAGGATTCCACCGGCGACAAACACAATCCGATCTACGAGCGCGCGCTCGCCGTCGAGCGCATCAAGGCCTCGCGCAAGGCAATCGGCGACAGCGGGACGCTGCTGGTCGGCCGCTGCGAATCCTATCTGTGGGGCATGACCGACCTCAAGCTGGTCATCGACCGGCTCACTGCTTACGCGGACGCCGGCGCCGATTGCCTCTATGCGCCGGGCCTGAAGACCCGCGAGGACATCACGGCCGTGGTGAAGGCCGTCGCACCAAAACCGTTCAACCTCCTGATCGGCGCATCCGGCCTGTCGTTGCAGGAGGCCGAGGATCTCGGCGTGCGCCGCATCAGCGTCGGCGGCTCGCTCGCCCGCGCCGCCTGGGGAGGCTTCATGCGCGCGGCCAAGGAGATGGCGGAGAAGGGCACGTTCACCGAGCTCGGCAGCGGCTATCCCGGCGGCGATCTCAACAAGATGTTCAGCTGA
- a CDS encoding SH3 domain-containing protein has product MVSVDDIRWFKQQFRTQVEAALPGKPFDIDMVAAIACQETGYIWSVVRKKNLSLDRVLALCVGDTIDFQGPGKGRQAFPRNKAHLLTEPNGREMFDIARDGLEQMSAFVRGYERAVANPDKFCHGFGMFQRDLQFFKEDPRYFLERRYENFSDTLTQCLGELERGLKKLGLQSKTSLTDLEFCAVAIAYNTGGYNPAKGLKQGFKDDGGKFYGEQIFDFLTLSRTVDGAAMLAPGRYVVMARGGLKLRGGPGTNFGSEKTLPAGTELNVVEISGQDPAWARVDLEGDGLLDGFVFASFLAPVQQHMAAREDVPEPA; this is encoded by the coding sequence ATGGTGAGCGTCGACGATATCAGGTGGTTCAAGCAGCAATTTCGTACGCAGGTCGAGGCGGCCTTGCCGGGCAAGCCCTTCGATATCGACATGGTCGCCGCGATCGCGTGCCAGGAAACGGGCTACATCTGGTCCGTCGTCCGCAAGAAGAACCTTTCGCTCGATCGCGTGCTTGCGCTTTGCGTCGGCGACACCATTGATTTCCAGGGACCGGGCAAAGGGCGGCAGGCCTTTCCGCGCAATAAGGCACACCTGCTGACCGAGCCGAACGGGCGGGAGATGTTCGACATTGCCCGCGATGGTCTCGAACAGATGTCGGCTTTCGTCCGAGGCTACGAGCGCGCCGTCGCCAACCCCGATAAGTTTTGCCATGGATTCGGTATGTTTCAGCGTGATCTCCAGTTCTTCAAGGAAGATCCGCGCTACTTCCTCGAGCGGCGCTACGAGAACTTTTCCGATACGCTGACGCAATGTCTCGGAGAATTGGAGCGCGGTCTGAAGAAGCTCGGCTTGCAGTCCAAGACGAGCCTGACTGATCTCGAATTCTGCGCGGTCGCGATCGCCTACAACACCGGTGGCTACAACCCGGCGAAGGGCTTGAAGCAGGGCTTCAAGGACGACGGTGGGAAGTTCTACGGCGAGCAGATCTTCGACTTCCTGACGTTGTCGCGCACGGTCGACGGCGCCGCGATGCTGGCGCCAGGGCGTTATGTCGTGATGGCTCGCGGTGGCCTGAAGCTGCGTGGTGGGCCCGGGACGAATTTCGGCTCCGAAAAAACTCTCCCGGCGGGCACCGAATTGAACGTCGTCGAGATCAGCGGTCAGGATCCGGCGTGGGCGCGGGTTGACCTGGAGGGCGATGGACTGCTCGACGGTTTCGTCTTTGCGAGCTTCCTCGCCCCGGTGCAACAGCATATGGCTGCACGAGAGGATGTCCCCGAGCCGGCTTGA
- a CDS encoding SH3 domain-containing protein encodes MTSFAGPPADAIRNKPITNELRNVLDAAATAAGVDTIRITSGGQDALGHGTRRTGSTRHDLGRAADVQCLVNGQALTFTDAAASPGILRFVTAAAAAGATGIGAGVGYMGNRTIHVGFGTSVDDHTRLTWGAGGRSATAPQWLRDAAQDGWDGGGIVPPGPAAAAVHPGRYAVIARDGLKLRGGPGTNFDPERTLPAGTELSVVAVSNVDPAWVRVDVEGDGLLDGYVFAAFLAEVEAAPA; translated from the coding sequence ATGACGAGTTTTGCTGGGCCGCCGGCCGATGCCATTCGCAACAAACCGATCACCAATGAGCTGAGAAACGTGCTGGACGCCGCCGCGACGGCCGCGGGTGTCGACACGATCCGGATTACGTCGGGCGGGCAGGACGCGCTCGGTCACGGCACCCGTCGCACGGGCTCCACCCGCCACGACCTCGGGCGGGCGGCCGACGTGCAATGCCTCGTCAATGGTCAGGCGTTGACGTTTACCGACGCCGCGGCTTCGCCCGGCATCTTGCGTTTCGTGACGGCTGCGGCTGCGGCGGGGGCGACCGGGATCGGCGCAGGCGTCGGCTACATGGGCAACCGGACGATCCACGTCGGCTTCGGCACCTCGGTCGACGACCATACCAGGTTGACCTGGGGCGCCGGCGGCCGATCAGCGACGGCCCCGCAATGGTTGCGCGATGCGGCGCAGGATGGCTGGGATGGCGGCGGAATCGTGCCGCCTGGACCGGCCGCCGCTGCTGTTCATCCCGGCCGTTATGCGGTGATCGCGCGTGATGGACTGAAGCTGCGTGGCGGGCCAGGCACGAATTTCGATCCGGAAAGGACATTGCCCGCCGGTACGGAGCTGAGCGTGGTGGCGGTCTCCAACGTCGATCCCGCTTGGGTTCGCGTCGACGTGGAGGGGGACGGCCTGCTCGACGGTTACGTCTTTGCAGCGTTCCTCGCCGAGGTCGAAGCTGCCCCGGCTTGA
- a CDS encoding antibiotic biosynthesis monooxygenase family protein has protein sequence MIAVIFEVWPKPEHRQDYFDLAADLKPILQTIDGFISVERFQSLTDTGKILSVSFWRDEAAVQAWRNTMEHRRTQAKGRAEIFADYHLRIASVVRDYGMNDREQAPKDSRAMHDAG, from the coding sequence ATGATCGCCGTGATCTTCGAGGTCTGGCCGAAGCCGGAACACCGGCAGGACTATTTCGACCTCGCAGCCGATCTGAAGCCGATCCTGCAAACCATCGACGGCTTCATCTCGGTCGAGCGTTTCCAGAGCCTGACCGACACGGGCAAGATCCTGTCGGTGTCGTTCTGGCGCGACGAGGCTGCCGTGCAGGCCTGGCGCAACACGATGGAGCACCGCCGCACGCAGGCCAAGGGCAGGGCGGAGATCTTCGCCGATTATCATTTGCGCATCGCCAGCGTAGTCCGGGATTACGGCATGAATGATCGCGAGCAGGCGCCGAAGGACAGCCGGGCGATGCACGACGCCGGTTAG
- a CDS encoding NIPSNAP family protein has protein sequence MSVTVFIRYQIDPFKRAQFEDYAKRWLTIIPKCGGDLIGYFMPHEGTNNIASALIGFESLAAYEAYRSRLRQDAEGMANFHFAEEHKFILAEERTFLRKVVL, from the coding sequence ATGTCCGTCACCGTCTTCATCCGCTACCAGATCGACCCGTTCAAGCGTGCGCAGTTCGAGGACTATGCGAAGCGCTGGCTCACCATCATCCCGAAATGCGGCGGTGACCTGATCGGCTATTTCATGCCGCATGAAGGCACCAACAACATCGCCTCCGCGCTGATCGGCTTCGAGAGTCTGGCCGCGTACGAGGCCTATCGCTCCCGGCTGCGGCAGGACGCGGAGGGCATGGCGAATTTCCATTTCGCCGAGGAACACAAGTTCATCCTCGCCGAAGAACGCACATTCCTGCGCAAGGTGGTATTGTAG
- a CDS encoding ArsR/SmtB family transcription factor — protein sequence MKSGPDIALVASLVGDPARANMLTALMNGRALTASELAQEAGITPQTASSHLAKLEAGGLIEPEKQGRHRYYRLTDDDVASVLEGLAGLAARTGHMRVRTGPKDPALRRARICYDHLAGDLGVQMLDSLRERHLVRQKKQDIELTAEGERFLARHLQISPGMLTHPRRPVCKACLDWSERRHHLAGTLGAAMMQRFAELKWAARDATPGSRVVNFTRTGEKQFAALFGDAKD from the coding sequence ATGAAATCAGGACCCGACATCGCCCTGGTCGCTTCGCTGGTCGGCGATCCCGCGCGCGCCAACATGCTCACCGCGCTGATGAACGGCCGCGCGCTGACCGCAAGCGAGCTGGCGCAGGAGGCCGGCATCACGCCGCAGACGGCGAGCTCGCATCTGGCCAAGCTCGAGGCCGGCGGCCTGATCGAGCCGGAGAAGCAGGGCCGCCACCGCTACTATCGCCTCACCGACGACGACGTCGCCAGCGTGCTCGAAGGCCTTGCAGGCCTTGCCGCGCGCACCGGCCACATGCGGGTGCGCACCGGGCCGAAGGATCCGGCGCTGCGACGCGCGCGGATCTGCTACGATCACCTCGCCGGCGATCTCGGCGTGCAGATGCTCGATTCCTTACGCGAGCGGCATCTGGTCAGGCAGAAGAAGCAGGACATCGAGCTGACCGCCGAGGGCGAGCGCTTTCTCGCCAGGCATCTGCAGATCTCGCCCGGCATGCTCACCCATCCGCGGCGGCCCGTGTGCAAGGCCTGCCTCGACTGGAGCGAGCGGCGCCATCATCTCGCAGGCACGCTGGGCGCCGCCATGATGCAGCGCTTCGCGGAGCTGAAATGGGCGGCGCGCGACGCCACGCCCGGCAGCCGCGTCGTCAACTTCACCCGCACCGGCGAGAAGCAGTTTGCCGCGCTGTTCGGCGACGCCAAGGACTGA